A stretch of the Capsicum annuum cultivar UCD-10X-F1 chromosome 10, UCD10Xv1.1, whole genome shotgun sequence genome encodes the following:
- the LOC107843527 gene encoding probable protein phosphatase 2C 38 isoform X1 codes for MKIFKIARHYLVVLIAENNMVTRCWRPSVKGSGSRRGGDLNGRFKELMWYKDLGAHANGEFSMAVIQANNLMEDQSQLESGPLSSVKLGPHGTFIGVYDGHGGPETSRFVNNALFSNLKKFATEHQEISVDAIRKAFLETEEEFLSLVKTQWHEKPQIATVGSCCLVGVICSGLLYTANVGDSRAVLGRVDKAAKSVAAIQLSTEHNASIESVRDELRLLHPQDSRIVVLKHNVWRVKGIIQVSRSIGDAYLKKSEFNQAPLLARFRLPEPFPKPILRAEPSISIHKLTSKDQFVIFASDGLWDHLSNEEVVDIVHNHPRSQGIARRLIKAALHVAAKKREMRYSDLKKIDRGVRRHFHDDITVVVVFIEPYSMNRSSSRSSILSIKGGTPSSPKLQFQHIFSK; via the exons atgaaaatattcaaaattgCTAGACATTATTTGGTAGTACTAATTGCTGAGAATAACATGGTTACACGGTGTTGGAGGCCTTCCGTGAAGGGGAGTGGTAGTCGACGAGGAGGAGATCTGAATGGTAGGTTTAAAGAATTAATGTGGTATAAGGATTTGGGAGCTCATGCAAATGGAGAATTTTCCATGGCGGTAATACAGGCGAATAATTTGATGGAAGATCAGAGTCAACTGGAATCAGGGCCATTGAGTTCTGTGAAATTAGGACCTCATGGAACATTTATTGGTGTCTATGATGGACATGGAGGACCGGAGACATCGCGGTTTGTAAACAATGCTTTGTTCTCCAATCTCAAGA AATTTGCAACAGAGCATCAAGAGATTTCTGTTGATGCCATAAGAAAAGCTTTCTTGGAAACTGAAGAAGAGTTTCTGTCACTTGTAAAGACACAATGGCATGAGAAGCCACAAATTGCAACAGTAGGATCATGTTGCTTGGTCGGCGTAATATGCAGTGGACTACTGTATACCGCCAATGTTGGAGATTCGCGTGCAGTACTAGGCAGAGTAGATAAAGCTGCAAAGAGCGTAGCAGCTATTCAATTGTCAACGGAGCATAATGCAAGTATTGAATCCGTGAGAGATGAGCTTAGGTTATTGCATCCTCAGGATTCGCGGATTGTGGTTCTCAAACACAACGTTTGGCGTGTGAAGGGTATTATACAG GTTTCAAGGTCCATTGGTGATGCATATCTTAAGAAGTCAGAGTTCAACCAGGCACCACTATTGGCAAGATTTAGGTTGCCAGAACCATTCCCGAAACCAATCCTCAGAGCGGAACCATCAATATCCATTCACAAACTGACTTCCAAGGATCAATTTGTCATATTTGCTTCGGATGGTCTATGGGACCATCTTAGCAACGAGGAGGTTGTTGATATTGTCCACAATCATCCCAGAAGT CAGGGAATTGCTAGAAGACTTATCAAAGCTGCTCTACATGTAGCAGCCAAGAAAAGAGAAATGCGATATTCGGACCTTAAAAAGATTGATCGAGGTGTAAGAAGGCATTTCCATGACGATATCACAGTTGTAGTTGTGTTTATTGAACCATATTCCATGAATAGAAGTTCTTCTCGCAGCTCGATTCTTTCCATAAAAGGAGGCACTCCCTCCTCTCCAAAATTGCAGTTCCAACatatattttccaaataa
- the LOC107843527 gene encoding probable protein phosphatase 2C 38 isoform X2, with product MKIFKIARHYLVVLIAENNMVTRCWRPSVKGSGSRRGGDLNGRFKELMWYKDLGAHANGEFSMAVIQANNLMEDQSQLESGPLSSVKLGPHGTFIGVYDGHGGPETSRFVNNALFSNLKKFATEHQEISVDAIRKAFLETEEEFLSLVKTQWHEKPQIATVGSCCLVGVICSGLLYTANVGDSRAVLGRVDKAAKSVAAIQLSTEHNASIESVRDELRLLHPQDSRIVVLKHNVWRVKGIIQVSRSIGDAYLKKSEFNQAPLLARFRLPEPFPKPILRAEPSISIHKLTSKDQFVIFASDGLWDHLSNEEVVDIVHNHPRSGIARRLIKAALHVAAKKREMRYSDLKKIDRGVRRHFHDDITVVVVFIEPYSMNRSSSRSSILSIKGGTPSSPKLQFQHIFSK from the exons atgaaaatattcaaaattgCTAGACATTATTTGGTAGTACTAATTGCTGAGAATAACATGGTTACACGGTGTTGGAGGCCTTCCGTGAAGGGGAGTGGTAGTCGACGAGGAGGAGATCTGAATGGTAGGTTTAAAGAATTAATGTGGTATAAGGATTTGGGAGCTCATGCAAATGGAGAATTTTCCATGGCGGTAATACAGGCGAATAATTTGATGGAAGATCAGAGTCAACTGGAATCAGGGCCATTGAGTTCTGTGAAATTAGGACCTCATGGAACATTTATTGGTGTCTATGATGGACATGGAGGACCGGAGACATCGCGGTTTGTAAACAATGCTTTGTTCTCCAATCTCAAGA AATTTGCAACAGAGCATCAAGAGATTTCTGTTGATGCCATAAGAAAAGCTTTCTTGGAAACTGAAGAAGAGTTTCTGTCACTTGTAAAGACACAATGGCATGAGAAGCCACAAATTGCAACAGTAGGATCATGTTGCTTGGTCGGCGTAATATGCAGTGGACTACTGTATACCGCCAATGTTGGAGATTCGCGTGCAGTACTAGGCAGAGTAGATAAAGCTGCAAAGAGCGTAGCAGCTATTCAATTGTCAACGGAGCATAATGCAAGTATTGAATCCGTGAGAGATGAGCTTAGGTTATTGCATCCTCAGGATTCGCGGATTGTGGTTCTCAAACACAACGTTTGGCGTGTGAAGGGTATTATACAG GTTTCAAGGTCCATTGGTGATGCATATCTTAAGAAGTCAGAGTTCAACCAGGCACCACTATTGGCAAGATTTAGGTTGCCAGAACCATTCCCGAAACCAATCCTCAGAGCGGAACCATCAATATCCATTCACAAACTGACTTCCAAGGATCAATTTGTCATATTTGCTTCGGATGGTCTATGGGACCATCTTAGCAACGAGGAGGTTGTTGATATTGTCCACAATCATCCCAGAAGT GGAATTGCTAGAAGACTTATCAAAGCTGCTCTACATGTAGCAGCCAAGAAAAGAGAAATGCGATATTCGGACCTTAAAAAGATTGATCGAGGTGTAAGAAGGCATTTCCATGACGATATCACAGTTGTAGTTGTGTTTATTGAACCATATTCCATGAATAGAAGTTCTTCTCGCAGCTCGATTCTTTCCATAAAAGGAGGCACTCCCTCCTCTCCAAAATTGCAGTTCCAACatatattttccaaataa